From a region of the Pseudoxanthomonas sp. X-1 genome:
- a CDS encoding endonuclease/exonuclease/phosphatase family protein, with product MALSTLAGCAHDAAVPSSTSAPLRVATYNTSLYSDQAGGLIAELEGDSAHARKIAAVLQVVRPDLVLLNEFDYDPAQRAADLFQHRFLELAQPGGGAPLRYPYRYLAEVNTGVPSGLDLDNDGHVGGQGRAAGNDAWGYGLHPGQYGMLVLSKYPIDAAAVRSFRLLKWSQVPGAANPIDPRNGKPWYSAVAWPQLRLSSKSHWDVPVRTPGGVVHFLVSHPTPPVFDGPEDRNGARNAQEITLWRHYLDNAADAGWLCDDAGRCGGLEADARFVIAGDLNNDPVDGDGHHEAIVELLEHPRVLRHPTPTSAGGEAAARAYAAKGIAHRGAPAQVTGDFGPKAGAMRLDYVLPSVGFSYLGGGVFWPAGDAPHAAIADGSDHHLVWADLQR from the coding sequence ATGGCCCTGTCCACCCTTGCCGGCTGCGCGCACGACGCAGCAGTGCCGTCCTCCACGTCCGCACCGTTGCGCGTGGCCACCTACAACACCTCGCTGTATTCGGACCAGGCGGGCGGGCTGATCGCCGAGCTGGAGGGCGACAGCGCGCATGCGCGCAAGATCGCCGCGGTGCTGCAGGTCGTGCGCCCGGACCTGGTGCTGCTCAACGAGTTCGACTACGACCCCGCGCAGCGCGCCGCCGACCTGTTCCAGCATCGCTTCCTGGAACTCGCCCAGCCCGGCGGCGGCGCGCCGCTGCGCTATCCCTACCGCTATCTGGCCGAGGTCAACACCGGGGTGCCCAGCGGCCTGGACCTGGACAACGATGGCCACGTCGGCGGCCAGGGGCGCGCGGCCGGCAACGATGCCTGGGGCTATGGGCTGCACCCGGGCCAGTACGGAATGCTGGTGCTGTCCAAGTATCCGATCGATGCGGCCGCGGTGCGCAGCTTCCGCCTGCTGAAGTGGTCGCAGGTGCCCGGCGCGGCCAACCCGATCGATCCGCGCAATGGCAAACCCTGGTATTCGGCCGTGGCCTGGCCGCAGCTGCGGCTGTCGTCCAAGTCGCATTGGGACGTGCCGGTGCGCACGCCGGGCGGCGTGGTGCACTTCCTGGTCTCGCATCCGACGCCGCCGGTGTTCGACGGGCCGGAGGACCGCAACGGCGCGCGCAACGCGCAGGAAATCACGCTGTGGCGCCATTACCTGGACAACGCCGCGGACGCGGGGTGGCTGTGCGACGACGCCGGCCGCTGCGGTGGACTGGAGGCGGACGCGCGGTTCGTCATCGCCGGCGATCTCAACAACGACCCGGTCGATGGCGACGGCCACCACGAGGCCATCGTCGAACTGCTCGAACATCCGCGCGTGCTGCGCCATCCCACGCCGACGAGCGCCGGTGGCGAGGCGGCCGCGCGCGCCTATGCCGCCAAGGGCATCGCCCATCGCGGCGCCCCGGCCCAGGTCACCGGCGACTTCGGCCCCAAGGCCGGCGCGATGCGACTGGATTACGTGCTGCCTTCGGTGGGCTTCTCATACCTGGGCGGCGGCGTGTTCTGGCCCGCCGGCGACGCTCCGCACGCCGCCATCGCCGATGGCAGCGACCATCACCTGGTGTGGGCGGACCTGCAGCGCTGA
- a CDS encoding sigma-70 family RNA polymerase sigma factor has product MHALTLDATLHHELPAARRGDPAAYGRIVSACQNTVTAIALSITRDVAASEDIAQEAFLRAWQRLDRLKNHDSFLPWLRQITRNLARDHLRARRHAAMTGQDAELAIAIAADPAPEPGERLLATEQETAALELIDALPAESRETLLLYYREGQRSQQVAALLGLSDAAVRKRLSRAREQVRSELLARFGEFARDSAPAAAFTLVVTSALTVGAPPAAAATALGLVGSVGAKTAGKVLLGGLGSIGVGVAGAGLGVWLGLKRNLRGALDEQERSQLKRSAAMSAGLSLAFVVGMFAYALWGHGWLVPLLLTLGLFGGVSYLCLVVEPRIKARRHAVEAQRDPVKAARDRRRERLLAWLGFVLGMTLGGGGLVWGMISSGRLGL; this is encoded by the coding sequence ATGCATGCCCTGACCCTGGACGCCACGCTGCACCACGAACTGCCGGCCGCCCGTCGCGGCGACCCGGCCGCCTATGGCCGGATCGTGTCGGCCTGCCAGAACACGGTCACCGCCATCGCCCTGTCGATCACGCGCGATGTGGCCGCCAGCGAGGACATCGCACAGGAGGCGTTCCTGCGCGCCTGGCAGCGGCTGGACCGGCTGAAGAACCACGACAGCTTCCTGCCCTGGCTGCGGCAGATCACCCGCAACCTGGCCCGCGACCACCTGCGCGCGCGCAGGCACGCGGCCATGACCGGGCAGGACGCCGAGCTGGCCATCGCGATCGCCGCCGACCCGGCGCCCGAACCCGGCGAACGCCTGCTGGCCACCGAGCAGGAAACCGCCGCGCTGGAACTCATCGACGCCCTGCCCGCCGAGAGCCGCGAGACGCTGCTGCTGTACTACCGCGAGGGCCAGCGCTCGCAGCAGGTCGCCGCGCTGCTGGGCCTGTCCGACGCCGCCGTGCGCAAGCGCCTGTCGCGAGCGCGCGAGCAGGTGCGCAGCGAGCTGCTGGCGCGCTTCGGCGAATTCGCGCGCGACTCGGCGCCGGCAGCGGCCTTCACCCTGGTGGTGACCAGCGCGCTGACAGTCGGCGCGCCGCCGGCCGCCGCCGCCACCGCACTGGGGCTGGTCGGTTCGGTCGGCGCCAAGACCGCGGGCAAGGTGCTGCTGGGCGGCCTGGGCAGCATCGGGGTCGGCGTGGCGGGCGCCGGCCTGGGCGTCTGGCTCGGCCTGAAACGCAACCTGCGCGGCGCGCTGGACGAGCAGGAGCGGAGCCAGCTCAAGCGCAGCGCGGCGATGAGCGCCGGGCTCTCGCTAGCCTTCGTCGTCGGCATGTTCGCCTATGCGCTCTGGGGGCACGGCTGGCTGGTGCCGCTGCTGCTGACGCTGGGACTGTTCGGCGGCGTCAGCTATCTGTGTCTGGTGGTCGAACCGCGCATCAAGGCGCGGCGCCATGCCGTGGAGGCGCAGCGCGATCCGGTCAAGGCCGCGCGCGACCGCCGCCGCGAACGGCTGCTGGCCTGGTTGGGCTTCGTGCTGGGCATGACGCTGGGCGGCGGCGGCCTGGTGTGGGGGATGATCTCCAGCGGTCGCCTGGGCCTTTGA
- a CDS encoding DUF2007 domain-containing protein, protein MRQIFTSQRVETVEGVAQLLEQAGIATYISNGRSYHGRRGSQFKYSDPTPKAKQPTVWVRHADDQLRARELLRAQGLLETTRPGVAQPLAFAEPDQDVHGKRRWALRIRLVLLALIVAAAAFTFLHHRALRQQAQAEAAAAAAAQAAARQARTPQDDGLKDDEQRVRIPVLPPASPPR, encoded by the coding sequence GTGCGCCAGATCTTTACCAGCCAGCGCGTGGAAACCGTCGAGGGCGTGGCCCAGCTGCTCGAACAGGCCGGCATCGCCACCTACATCAGCAACGGCCGCTCCTACCACGGCCGGCGCGGCAGCCAGTTCAAGTATTCCGACCCCACGCCCAAGGCCAAGCAGCCGACCGTGTGGGTGCGCCATGCCGACGACCAGCTGCGCGCGCGCGAACTGCTGCGTGCCCAGGGCCTGCTGGAGACCACCCGGCCCGGGGTGGCGCAGCCGCTGGCCTTCGCCGAGCCGGACCAGGACGTCCACGGCAAGCGCCGTTGGGCGCTGCGCATCCGTCTGGTGCTGCTGGCGCTGATCGTGGCCGCGGCGGCCTTCACGTTCCTGCACCACCGTGCGCTGCGGCAGCAGGCGCAGGCGGAAGCCGCGGCGGCCGCCGCCGCGCAGGCGGCCGCCCGCCAGGCGCGCACGCCGCAGGACGATGGGCTGAAGGACGACGAACAGCGCGTGCGCATCCCGGTGCTGCCGCCGGCCTCGCCGCCGCGCTGA
- a CDS encoding LysR family transcriptional regulator, with protein sequence MDQLSAINVFVKVAELRSFVAAGASLGLSASAVGKRIAALEQSLGARLFQRTTRRVVPTEAGQLFLERCRRILDELQDAQAMLSQAQRTPRGTLRIGLPVIGYRFLLPLLPEFRRLYPQVELDLDFNDRIVDVVESGMDAVIRSGVLPDSSLMSRRLGPFRFVLCASPGYLALRGTPETPAQLQAHDALRFRFPTTGKLQPWALSGVEGDAGLAVTAVLTCNNMEALRAAAIGGMGIAYMPEFLARDAIEDGRLVPLLPAFMETPGQFSILWPSSRQLSPKLRVWVDFLSERLFVSP encoded by the coding sequence GCATCGGCGGTGGGCAAGCGGATCGCCGCGCTGGAGCAGTCGCTGGGCGCGCGCCTGTTCCAGCGGACCACGCGCCGCGTCGTGCCGACCGAGGCCGGGCAGCTGTTCCTGGAACGCTGCCGCCGCATCCTGGACGAGCTGCAGGACGCCCAGGCGATGCTCTCGCAGGCCCAGCGCACGCCGCGCGGCACCCTGCGCATCGGCCTGCCGGTGATCGGCTACCGCTTCCTGCTGCCGCTGCTGCCCGAGTTCCGCCGCCTGTACCCGCAGGTCGAACTGGACCTGGACTTCAACGACCGCATTGTGGACGTCGTCGAATCGGGCATGGACGCGGTGATCCGCAGCGGTGTGCTGCCCGATTCCAGCCTGATGTCGCGGCGGCTCGGGCCGTTCCGGTTCGTGCTATGCGCATCGCCCGGCTACCTGGCCCTGCGCGGCACGCCTGAAACTCCGGCGCAGCTGCAGGCGCATGACGCGCTGCGCTTCCGCTTCCCGACCACCGGCAAGCTGCAGCCCTGGGCGCTGTCGGGCGTCGAAGGCGACGCCGGCCTGGCAGTGACCGCGGTGCTGACCTGCAACAACATGGAGGCCCTGCGCGCGGCGGCCATCGGCGGCATGGGCATCGCCTACATGCCCGAATTCCTCGCCCGCGACGCGATCGAAGACGGTCGCCTGGTGCCGCTGCTGCCGGCCTTCATGGAGACCCCGGGGCAGTTCTCGATCCTGTGGCCGTCCAGCCGCCAGCTCTCGCCGAAGCTGCGCGTCTGGGTGGACTTCCTCAGCGAGCGGTTGTTCGTCTCGCCCTGA
- a CDS encoding EF-hand domain-containing protein, with amino-acid sequence MRKTLIAFSIVAALGAGTAWAAGQDAGPPPPPPAPLKSLDTNNDGKISRAEAAANPWLAKQFDALDKNKDGVLSRDELPHPPRGERGRGPGEWMSRLDTNHDGRISAAEAKADPKLAARFAQMDVNKDGFVDKADFELKMKQRRDDWFAKADTNKDGLLSKAEFDAAKPDGPMHGPRDGHGPRGHRGGPDGVPPSPPPPADAPAGS; translated from the coding sequence ATGCGCAAGACCCTGATCGCGTTTTCCATCGTCGCCGCGCTGGGCGCCGGCACGGCCTGGGCCGCTGGCCAGGACGCCGGCCCCCCGCCGCCGCCGCCCGCGCCGCTCAAGTCGCTGGACACCAACAACGACGGCAAGATCAGCCGCGCCGAGGCCGCCGCCAACCCCTGGTTGGCCAAGCAGTTCGACGCGCTGGACAAGAACAAGGACGGCGTCCTGAGCCGCGATGAGTTGCCGCATCCCCCGCGCGGCGAGCGGGGGCGTGGCCCGGGCGAATGGATGTCCCGCCTCGATACCAACCACGACGGTCGCATCAGCGCCGCCGAAGCCAAGGCCGACCCCAAGCTCGCCGCACGCTTCGCGCAGATGGACGTCAACAAGGACGGCTTCGTCGACAAGGCCGACTTCGAGTTGAAGATGAAGCAGCGCCGCGACGACTGGTTCGCCAAGGCCGACACCAACAAGGATGGCCTGCTGAGCAAGGCCGAGTTCGACGCGGCCAAGCCGGACGGCCCGATGCACGGCCCGCGCGACGGGCATGGTCCGCGCGGTCATCGCGGTGGCCCGGACGGCGTCCCGCCGTCCCCGCCGCCGCCGGCGGACGCGCCGGCCGGGTCGTAA
- a CDS encoding arginyltransferase has protein sequence MGSGTLPPRDDVRLFHTGEHPCGYWPERTARDLVLDPRDPRLPMFYPTALSWGFRRSGDLVYRPHCHGCRACVPVRIPVAHFRPDRSQRRCAARNAGVEARVVAAQRSDEHLALYQRYLTSRHVGGGMDDHGATEFEQFLVGRWSQTRFLELREDGRLIAVAVTDLVPAALSAVYTFFDPDLAERSLGTLAILRQIEWARRDRHTHLYLGYWIDGHRKMDYKRRFAPLEAFDGRSWDRIEDVVG, from the coding sequence ATGGGCAGCGGCACCCTGCCGCCGCGCGACGATGTGCGGCTGTTCCATACCGGCGAGCATCCGTGCGGTTACTGGCCCGAACGCACGGCGCGCGACCTGGTGCTCGACCCGCGCGATCCGCGCCTGCCGATGTTCTACCCGACCGCGCTGTCCTGGGGCTTCCGCCGCTCGGGCGATCTGGTCTACCGCCCGCATTGCCACGGCTGTCGGGCGTGCGTGCCGGTGCGCATTCCGGTGGCGCACTTCAGACCCGACCGCAGCCAGCGGCGCTGCGCGGCGCGCAACGCGGGGGTCGAGGCGCGCGTGGTCGCCGCCCAGCGCAGCGATGAGCATCTGGCCCTGTACCAGCGCTACCTCACCAGCCGCCATGTCGGCGGCGGCATGGACGACCACGGCGCGACCGAGTTCGAGCAGTTCCTGGTCGGGCGCTGGTCGCAGACGCGTTTCCTCGAACTGCGCGAGGACGGCCGGCTGATCGCGGTGGCCGTCACCGACCTGGTGCCCGCGGCGCTGTCGGCGGTGTACACCTTCTTCGATCCCGACCTGGCCGAGCGCAGCCTGGGCACGCTGGCGATCCTGCGCCAGATCGAATGGGCGCGGCGCGACCGGCATACGCATCTGTACCTGGGCTACTGGATCGACGGCCATCGCAAGATGGACTACAAGCGCCGGTTCGCGCCGCTGGAGGCCTTCGACGGCCGCAGCTGGGACCGCATCGAGGATGTGGTCGGCTAG